One part of the Vitis riparia cultivar Riparia Gloire de Montpellier isolate 1030 chromosome 6, EGFV_Vit.rip_1.0, whole genome shotgun sequence genome encodes these proteins:
- the LOC117916264 gene encoding E3 ubiquitin-protein ligase SINAT2-like, which translates to MAPGGGICKEVCESRSAFADYDVTTANLDLRSSPFRKATTGVGGKHGTPSTSGVHELLECPVCMDLMHPPIHQCPNGHTLCSNCKARVHNCCPTCRFELGNIRCLALEKIAESLELPCRYQIFGCHDIFPYYSKLKHEQNCQFRPYSCPYAGAECSVTGDIPLLVMHLKDDHKVDMHDGCTFNHRYVKSNPQEVENATWMLTVFNCFGRQFCLHFEAFHLGMAPVYMAFLRFMGDENEARKFSYSLEVGGYGRKLIWQGVPRSIRDSHKMVRDSQDGLIIQRKLALFFSGGERQQLKLKVAGRIWKEQ; encoded by the exons ATGGCTCCAGGAGGTGGCATCTGCAAGGAAGTTTGTGAGTCCCGCTCTGCATTTGCAGACTATGATGTAACAACAGCAAATTTGGACCTAAGAAGTTCTCCTTTCAGAAAAGCAACTACTGGTGTTGGTGGAAAGCATGGAACGCCATCAACTAGTGGTGTGCATGAGCTGTTGGAATGCCCTGTTTGCATGGATCTAATGCACCCTCCTATTCACCAG TGTCCAAATGGCCACACTTTATGTTCCAACTGCAAGGCCAGAGTACACAACTGTTGCCCAACTTGTCGCTTTGAGCTAGGGAATATAAGGTGTTTGGCTTTGGAAAAAATTGCGGAATCACTGGAACTTCCATGCAGATACCAAATTTTCGGTTGTCATGACATTTTCCCATATTACAGCAAGCTCAAGCATGAACAAAACTGCCAGTTTCGCCCATACAGCTGCCCTTATGCTGGGGCTGAGTGTTCTGTCACTGGCGATATCCCGCTCCTTGTCATGCACCTCAAGGATGATCACAAGGTTGATATGCATGATGGGTGTACTTTCAACCATAGATATGTCAAATCCAATCCCCAAGAAGTCGAAAATGCCACATGGATGCTGACT GTTTTCAACTGTTTTGGCAGGCAGTTCTGCTTACACTTTGAGGCATTCCATCTGGGAATGGCACCTGTTTACATGGCCTTTTTGCGGTTCATGGGCGACGAAAATGAAGCAAGGAAGTTCAGCTATAGTCTTGAGGTAGGCGGATATGGCAGAAAGCTAATATGGCAAGGAGTTCCCAGGAGCATTCGCGATAGCCATAAAATGGTTCGGGACAGCCAAGATGGACTCATTATTCAGAGAAAGTTAGCACTTTTCTTCTCTGGTGGCGAGAGGCAGCAACTGAAGCTGAAGGTGGCTGGCCGTATTTGGAAAGAGCAGTGA
- the LOC117916739 gene encoding serine/threonine-protein kinase GRIK1-like → MTANPIICFPECMTSRDYLEDDVDCVFNEGVLSRTLFASEDSKPAPKNQARCKKIPVKETTSVYYSKHANGKKMINEYVKERKISCRKYGKVVLYRNSNNGMLFAIKIFYKRGLRKVHITPSQTAMSNVLREVSIMKMLEHPNIVNLVEVIDDPKSDYLYMVLEYVEGNGRCNISETQGVDETTARRYFKDILAGIIYLHNHNVVHGDIKPENLLLTKNGRVKIGDFGVSYVFEDDNDEFWRCLGTPAFTAPECCSDIVYHGKAADTWAMGITLYYMVVGCYPFIGDGILDTYDKIVNTPLSFPKELDPELKDLLQGLLCKDPMQRTTLTAVAENPWVMREGGTVPHRLCGCKLRNIQP, encoded by the exons ATGACTGCAAATCCCATCATCTGCTTTCCAGAATGTATGACGAGCAGGGATTATCTGGAAGATGATGTAGACTGTGTGTTCAATGAAGGTGTTTTGTCAAGAACTTTATTTGCTAGTGAAGACAGCAAACCGGCCCCTAAGAATCAAGCGAGATGTAAGAAGATTCCAGTTAAAGAAACCACTTCTGTCTATTATTCCAAG CATGCAAATGGAAAGAAGATGATCAATGAATATGTAAAAGAGCGGAAGATCAGTTGCAGAAAATATGGGAAAGTG GTATTATACCGAAACAGCAACAACGGAATGCTATTTGCTATCAAG ATATTTTATAAGCGCGGTTTGCGGAAGGTGCATATAACACCTTCTCAAACAGCTATGAGCAACGTTCTTAGGGAG GTCTCAATTATGAAGATGTTGGAACACCCTAATATAGTTAATCTTGTTGAAGTGATTGATGATCCAAAATCAGATTATCTCTATATGG TTCTCGAGTATGTGGAAGGCAATGGGAGATGCAACATTTCTGAAACTCAAGGAGTGGATGAGACAACAGCTCGAAGATACTTCAAGGACATACTTGCAGGGATCATTTATCTGCATAATCAT AATGTTGTGCATGGAGATATAAAGCCTGAAAACCTTTTGCTCACCAAAAATGGAAGGGTAAAGATTGGAGATTTCGGTGTTAGCTATGTTTTTGAG GATGACAATGATGAATTCTGGAGATGCCTTGGAACACCTGCTTTCACAGCGCCTGAGTGCTGCTCAG ATATAGTTTACCATGGGAAAGCTGCAGACACATGGGCTATGGGCATTACCTTATACTACATGGTAGTAGGCTGCTACCCTTTTATCGGTGATGGCATACTCGATACTTATGACAAG ATAGTTAATACTCCTTTATCATTCCCCAAAGAATTGGATCCAGAACTAAAAGATCTGCTCCAAGGCCTTCTCTGCAAAG ATCCAATGCAACGAACTACCTTAACTGCTGTGGCTGAGAATCCGTGGGTGATGAGGGAGGGTGGTACAGTGCCTCATAGGCTGTGTGGCTGCAAGCTCAGAAACATCCAACCATGA